The Halorussus salinus genome includes a region encoding these proteins:
- a CDS encoding TIGR00341 family protein: protein MRLVQVLIPEGKREGVLAALDDEGIDYAVFDEVGRGDFEAMAQFPVPPSGVEPVLERLTDAGVREDAYTIVLPTETVVSQRLSELVERFPGLRISREELYARAQDLAPANSTFFAFLILSTVIATTGLLLDSAATIIGAMVVAPLMGPAISASVGTILDDREMAARGVRLQVAGLVAAILTAAFMGWMLRETILVAPGLDIRTIPQVAERTSPNFLSLFLAVGSGLAGAISIMRGSGSTLVGVAIAVALVPPAATSGLGVAFGNPGVAVAGAVLVLVNLLAINLSALVLFYWAGFRPLDAEQFEGVKSSLFSRVAAIAVGIALLSLVLGAVTWTTFQTQSFEREAQNDFQRIFDDVTTEGVELVSVTVEYEPVDLLLGNEPRVDVLVAVPRDLDVPPDLAQRFDDRLTDRLGRDVVVRVGFVEAQISEGEPRGSPFEAAEAPRPVTGWSLRAASA, encoded by the coding sequence ATGCGTCTCGTACAGGTGTTGATACCCGAGGGCAAGCGCGAAGGCGTCCTCGCGGCGCTCGACGACGAGGGTATCGACTACGCCGTCTTCGACGAAGTTGGCCGTGGCGACTTCGAGGCGATGGCGCAGTTTCCCGTGCCCCCGAGCGGCGTCGAACCGGTGCTGGAGCGACTGACCGATGCGGGGGTCCGGGAAGACGCTTACACCATCGTCTTGCCGACCGAAACCGTCGTCTCCCAGCGCCTCTCGGAGCTGGTCGAGCGGTTCCCCGGCCTGCGAATCTCCCGCGAGGAGCTGTACGCCAGAGCGCAGGACCTCGCGCCCGCCAACTCCACGTTTTTCGCGTTCCTGATTCTGAGTACCGTCATCGCCACCACGGGGCTACTGCTCGACTCGGCGGCGACCATCATCGGCGCGATGGTCGTCGCGCCCCTGATGGGACCGGCCATCTCCGCCAGCGTCGGGACGATTCTGGACGACCGCGAGATGGCCGCCCGCGGCGTCAGATTACAGGTCGCCGGTCTCGTGGCGGCCATCCTGACCGCCGCGTTCATGGGGTGGATGCTTCGGGAGACGATTCTCGTCGCGCCGGGACTCGACATCCGGACCATCCCGCAGGTCGCCGAGCGGACGAGTCCGAACTTTCTCTCGCTGTTTCTCGCGGTCGGGTCCGGTCTCGCGGGGGCCATCAGCATCATGCGCGGCTCCGGTTCGACGCTCGTCGGCGTGGCCATCGCCGTGGCGTTGGTTCCCCCGGCGGCCACCTCCGGCCTCGGCGTCGCGTTCGGGAATCCGGGCGTCGCCGTCGCCGGGGCCGTCCTCGTCTTGGTCAACCTCCTCGCCATCAACCTCTCGGCGCTCGTCCTGTTCTACTGGGCGGGGTTCAGACCGCTCGACGCCGAGCAGTTCGAGGGCGTCAAGTCGTCGTTGTTCTCGCGCGTCGCGGCCATCGCCGTCGGCATCGCCCTCCTCTCGCTGGTCCTCGGTGCGGTCACGTGGACCACGTTTCAGACCCAGTCGTTCGAGCGAGAGGCACAAAACGACTTCCAGCGGATATTCGACGACGTGACCACCGAGGGCGTCGAACTCGTCTCGGTCACGGTCGAGTACGAACCCGTGGACCTTCTCCTCGGGAACGAACCGCGGGTGGATGTCCTCGTCGCGGTGCCCCGCGACCTCGACGTGCCGCCCGACCTCGCCCAGCGATTCGACGACAGGCTGACCGACCGACTCGGCCGTGACGTGGTCGTCCGCGTCGGATTCGTGGAAGCTCAAATCTCCGAGGGCGAGCCGCGAGGGTCGCCGTTCGAGGCCGCCGAAGCGCCCCGACCGGTGACCGGTTGGTCACTTCGAGCCGCGAGTGCGTGA
- a CDS encoding cbb3-type cytochrome c oxidase subunit I has translation MSDESVEDAATDGVDPAGDGGYADATHGADHHHDLPDPASVKRWLVTTNHKDVGVLYTVTALFFLVFGGVLALLMRLQLWTPGVSLLEPLQYNQAVSAHGLIMVFWFLSPFAFGFANYVVPLQIGAKDLAFPRLNALSYWLYLFSGVLLGVSFFQGGTFAGGWTMYAPLNLPVYTPNIGASTAVLALVLFTASVTIGSVNFLTTMHRMRAEGLTLRRMPLFTWTILLTTWMMLFAFAALLAALMILSADRLLGTQYFAATGHAGALLWAHLFWFFGHPEVYIVFFPALGVMAECFQTFTGKRLVGRKWFIAAMVLVALQSFLVWMHHMFLTSINLEIKTLFMATTIGISLPFDLMVFALIYTLVKGKVRFTTPFLFSFGALVLFILGGITGVFLGAVVLDYEFRGTYWVVAHFHYVMVGGVTALVGGLYYWYPKMTGKMYDEFLGKVHFALYFVGFNLLYFPMFVAWETPRRDFVYPEAFVTWHQLATVGGFVLGASFLVMFYNLAASLWAGEEADDNPWQYSTTTEWAIPSPPPLENFPGRPSFASGSLEFLRSGRAADGGELEADGSGVEADGGGVAQGHASAALTDDDHGESHASVWPFAVGVASFVLLLGLSGMQGASYPDGLEGGFYVALTVGGLVGGLAALVKMAAERFHAPTGPFGESWPFEAVGNTKLGVWIFLASDVVLFGAFVGSYAFIRVAEGWTDWHHLIPAAHVPLPGLINTYLLLTSSFTVVLALVAAEKGSRWGLVGALATTLVLGVAFLVNKALEWLHLFHVHTEAFPQGWDIGTNVASSTFYLTTGLHGLHVVAGLVVTLYLLVRAWNGAYLDGDDEPVEYFGLYWHFVDIVWLFLFPLFYIL, from the coding sequence ATGAGCGACGAGAGCGTCGAGGACGCGGCTACGGACGGAGTCGACCCCGCCGGGGACGGCGGCTACGCCGACGCGACCCACGGCGCGGACCACCACCACGACCTGCCCGACCCCGCGAGCGTCAAGCGGTGGCTAGTCACGACCAACCACAAGGATGTGGGCGTCCTCTACACCGTCACCGCGCTGTTTTTCCTCGTGTTCGGCGGGGTGCTGGCGCTGTTGATGCGCCTGCAACTCTGGACGCCCGGCGTGAGTCTGCTGGAGCCGCTCCAGTACAATCAGGCCGTCTCGGCGCACGGTCTCATCATGGTGTTCTGGTTCCTCTCGCCGTTCGCGTTCGGGTTCGCCAACTACGTCGTGCCGCTCCAAATCGGCGCGAAGGACCTCGCCTTCCCGCGACTCAACGCGCTGTCGTACTGGCTGTATCTGTTCTCGGGGGTTCTGTTGGGAGTCTCGTTCTTCCAAGGCGGCACCTTCGCGGGCGGGTGGACGATGTACGCGCCGCTGAATCTACCCGTCTACACGCCCAACATCGGCGCGAGTACCGCGGTGCTGGCGCTCGTGTTGTTCACCGCGTCGGTGACGATAGGGTCGGTCAACTTCTTGACGACGATGCACCGGATGCGCGCCGAGGGGCTGACCCTGCGCCGAATGCCGCTTTTCACGTGGACTATCCTGCTGACGACGTGGATGATGCTGTTCGCGTTCGCCGCGTTGCTGGCGGCGCTGATGATTCTGTCCGCGGACCGACTGCTCGGCACCCAGTACTTCGCGGCGACGGGCCACGCAGGGGCGCTACTGTGGGCGCACCTGTTCTGGTTCTTCGGCCATCCGGAGGTCTACATCGTCTTCTTCCCGGCGCTGGGCGTGATGGCCGAGTGCTTCCAGACGTTCACCGGGAAACGGCTGGTCGGCCGCAAGTGGTTCATCGCCGCGATGGTGCTGGTCGCGCTCCAGAGCTTCCTCGTCTGGATGCACCACATGTTCCTGACCTCCATCAACCTCGAAATCAAGACGCTGTTCATGGCGACGACCATCGGGATATCCCTCCCGTTCGACCTGATGGTGTTCGCGCTCATCTACACGCTCGTCAAAGGGAAGGTGCGATTCACGACGCCGTTCCTCTTCTCGTTCGGCGCGCTCGTCCTGTTCATTTTGGGCGGCATCACGGGCGTCTTCCTCGGCGCGGTCGTGTTGGACTACGAGTTCCGGGGCACCTACTGGGTCGTCGCGCACTTCCACTACGTGATGGTCGGGGGCGTCACCGCGCTGGTCGGTGGTCTCTACTACTGGTACCCCAAAATGACGGGCAAGATGTACGACGAGTTCTTGGGGAAGGTCCACTTCGCGCTGTACTTCGTCGGGTTCAATCTGCTGTACTTCCCGATGTTCGTCGCGTGGGAGACTCCTCGGCGCGATTTCGTCTACCCCGAGGCGTTCGTGACGTGGCACCAACTCGCCACCGTCGGCGGGTTCGTTCTGGGCGCGTCGTTCCTCGTGATGTTCTACAACCTCGCGGCGAGCCTCTGGGCGGGCGAGGAGGCCGACGACAACCCGTGGCAGTACTCGACCACGACCGAGTGGGCGATTCCCTCGCCGCCGCCCCTCGAAAACTTCCCCGGCAGACCCTCGTTCGCCAGCGGGTCGCTGGAGTTCCTGCGGTCGGGGAGAGCCGCGGACGGCGGGGAGTTGGAGGCCGACGGGAGTGGCGTCGAGGCCGACGGCGGCGGGGTCGCGCAGGGCCACGCCTCCGCCGCGCTGACCGACGACGACCACGGCGAGAGCCACGCGAGCGTCTGGCCGTTCGCGGTCGGCGTCGCGTCGTTCGTCCTCCTGCTCGGTCTCTCGGGGATGCAGGGCGCGAGCTACCCCGACGGACTCGAAGGCGGATTCTACGTCGCGCTCACGGTCGGCGGGCTGGTCGGCGGTCTCGCCGCGCTGGTGAAGATGGCCGCGGAGCGATTCCACGCGCCGACCGGTCCCTTCGGCGAGAGTTGGCCGTTCGAGGCGGTCGGGAACACCAAGCTGGGCGTCTGGATATTCCTCGCCAGCGACGTGGTGCTGTTCGGTGCGTTCGTCGGCTCGTACGCCTTCATCCGGGTCGCGGAGGGGTGGACCGACTGGCACCACCTGATTCCGGCGGCACACGTCCCCTTGCCGGGACTCATCAACACCTACCTCCTGCTGACGAGCAGTTTCACGGTCGTCCTCGCGCTCGTCGCCGCCGAGAAGGGGAGTCGCTGGGGACTGGTCGGCGCACTCGCGACGACGCTCGTCCTCGGGGTCGCGTTCCTCGTGAACAAGGCCTTAGAGTGGCTCCACCTGTTCCACGTCCACACCGAGGCGTTCCCACAGGGGTGGGACATCGGGACGAACGTCGCCTCCTCGACGTTCTACCTAACCACGGGCCTCCACGGACTCCACGTCGTCGCGGGGTTGGTCGTGACGTTATATCTCCTCGTGCGCGCGTGGAACGGCGCGTATCTGGACGGCGACGACGAACCGGTGGAGTACTTCGGTCTCTACTGGCACTTCGTGGACATCGTCTGGCTGTTCCTGTTCCCGCTGTTCTACATCCTGTAG
- a CDS encoding cytochrome C oxidase subunit IV family protein — translation MTRTKLYTAIYVVLFAFATVQLLVEQSGGLPYWTAFWIIIALSFVKAVLVAWYYQHLKWEPRSVTFTMFVGLLAALALTMAAAYSIL, via the coding sequence ATGACCCGAACGAAACTTTACACCGCGATTTACGTCGTGTTGTTCGCCTTCGCCACGGTGCAACTCCTCGTCGAGCAGTCGGGCGGACTCCCCTACTGGACCGCCTTCTGGATAATCATCGCGCTGTCGTTCGTGAAGGCGGTGCTGGTCGCGTGGTACTACCAGCACCTGAAGTGGGAACCGCGCTCGGTGACGTTCACGATGTTCGTCGGCCTGCTGGCGGCGCTGGCGCTGACGATGGCGGCGGCGTACTCGATACTCTGA
- a CDS encoding DUF6789 family protein, which produces MENDEPEVTTEFPEEMTEGTEPDFDNLWGIVTDGLIGAVGGLVGTGSLTVGLLIAASLGVFDINEFATLAELTGLNALFESNPAAVGYVLFLLGGMVMWPLLFASIGSYLPGDRFALKGLPFGFVLWTGFAPAFYSDYTGLALVLYLLFTLGGHFAYGFTLGAVFDYLGDRPETLV; this is translated from the coding sequence ATGGAAAACGACGAACCGGAAGTGACGACCGAGTTTCCCGAGGAGATGACGGAGGGGACGGAGCCGGACTTCGACAACTTGTGGGGTATCGTCACCGACGGACTCATCGGTGCGGTCGGGGGGTTGGTGGGTACCGGGTCGCTGACGGTGGGCCTGCTCATCGCGGCGTCGCTGGGGGTCTTCGACATCAACGAGTTCGCCACGCTGGCCGAACTCACCGGCCTGAACGCGCTGTTCGAGTCGAACCCCGCGGCCGTCGGCTACGTCCTGTTCCTGCTGGGCGGGATGGTGATGTGGCCGCTGTTGTTCGCGTCCATCGGGTCGTACCTCCCCGGCGACAGGTTCGCGCTGAAGGGTCTCCCCTTCGGCTTCGTGCTGTGGACCGGGTTCGCGCCCGCCTTCTACTCGGACTACACCGGTCTCGCGCTGGTGCTGTACCTCCTGTTCACGCTCGGTGGCCACTTCGCGTACGGGTTCACGCTCGGAGCCGTCTTCGACTACCTCGGCGACCGACCGGAGACGCTGGTCTGA
- a CDS encoding metallophosphoesterase, whose translation MTDTYYFVSDLHIGGDEQLEHVDFLDELLAFLRDLETTDEEAELIINGDAFGLWEFTEVEGPAKFDALVDSYPELFEQLRATGEEVPITLIPGNHDYELAAYDEYVERLAAYNVTLEQEVSLTREVGDYEVYVEHGMQRDPNNRIPDFGNPYANPPGYFVNRQITSRAGRLSGRGKYNWLKDIQAVTPMTRIPDWMMSNYFYREMSAWLRYAAVPFLLLFNFGLLYVAVFVLAETGVWSLPMRTVEGALGLLGPVGRLVDLFLAANLVLVGLLVAVSIPLYVFARDVRKTLRRFGLVRSDDETDAAEEYGPAGKYVEGARAVFAESPETAVFVYGHTHRVSLTEVEDRVILNTGTWLKRLHRKNPVVGILPPVFYSSYRLNYFRLSPAEDGRVVVEYEVVDKENPSEETLLQRLVTRSPTRRESIPDRTVVGPDAGERGATSESTPGREGETVEERQSGRS comes from the coding sequence ATGACCGACACCTACTACTTCGTCAGCGACCTCCACATCGGCGGCGACGAGCAGTTAGAACACGTCGATTTTCTGGACGAACTCCTCGCGTTCCTCCGTGACCTCGAAACGACCGACGAGGAGGCCGAGCTAATCATCAACGGCGACGCGTTCGGCCTCTGGGAGTTCACCGAGGTCGAGGGTCCCGCGAAGTTCGACGCGCTCGTGGATAGCTACCCCGAACTGTTCGAGCAGTTGCGCGCGACCGGCGAGGAGGTCCCCATCACGCTCATCCCCGGCAATCACGACTACGAACTCGCGGCCTACGACGAGTACGTCGAGCGGTTGGCGGCGTACAACGTCACGTTGGAACAGGAGGTGTCGCTCACCCGCGAGGTTGGCGACTACGAGGTCTACGTCGAACACGGGATGCAACGCGACCCGAACAACCGCATCCCCGACTTCGGCAACCCCTACGCGAACCCGCCGGGCTACTTCGTGAATCGCCAGATTACGAGTCGCGCGGGACGCCTCTCGGGGCGCGGGAAGTACAACTGGCTCAAGGACATCCAAGCGGTGACGCCGATGACCCGGATTCCCGACTGGATGATGTCGAACTACTTCTACCGCGAGATGAGCGCGTGGCTCCGGTACGCCGCGGTCCCGTTTCTCCTGCTGTTCAACTTCGGACTCCTCTACGTCGCCGTCTTCGTCCTCGCGGAGACCGGCGTCTGGTCGCTCCCGATGCGGACCGTCGAGGGCGCGCTCGGCCTCCTCGGGCCGGTTGGCCGACTCGTGGACCTCTTCCTCGCGGCGAACCTCGTCCTCGTCGGACTGCTGGTCGCCGTTTCGATTCCACTGTACGTGTTCGCCAGAGACGTGCGCAAGACGCTCCGGCGGTTCGGTCTCGTCCGCTCGGACGACGAGACCGACGCCGCCGAGGAGTACGGTCCGGCCGGGAAGTACGTCGAGGGTGCCAGAGCGGTGTTCGCGGAGTCCCCCGAGACCGCCGTCTTCGTCTATGGCCACACCCACCGCGTCTCGCTGACCGAGGTCGAGGACCGCGTGATTCTCAACACCGGGACGTGGCTCAAGCGTCTCCACCGGAAGAATCCGGTGGTCGGTATCCTGCCACCGGTGTTCTACTCGTCGTACCGACTCAACTACTTCCGACTCTCGCCCGCCGAGGACGGGCGCGTCGTCGTGGAGTACGAAGTCGTGGACAAGGAGAATCCGAGCGAGGAGACCCTGCTTCAGCGGTTGGTCACGCGCTCGCCGACGCGCCGGGAGTCGATACCCGACCGGACCGTCGTCGGTCCCGACGCCGGAGAGCGAGGAGCGACCAGCGAGTCCACCCCCGGTCGGGAGGGCGAGACCGTCGAGGAGAGACAGTCGGGACGCAGTTAG
- a CDS encoding glycoside hydrolase 5 family protein, producing MNRRRFLRASSLASVAGIAGCAAPTDTNRRRSGGGDPGSSPTSTPTATETTPEEMAQSNVEPVDVRGALYVPARAWNTFQMWHEYDEEVIERDLGYAEQININAVRTWVSYEQWLESPRELERSIDHFLSAADDRGIEVLFGLFESVGKEPTEENLHDTDPLTAPPVQSPRSEVIQKESLWDEPREFVRWFMDRWKDDDRLLAIEAMNEPGWLEDMKNFAGGMFETMAKNRGSVPLTVGSTSLANNADYVDWGADILQFHYNFPSNEAIYDDLLPNAVQLGEDLDMPVYLTEWQRIANYGWGSNETVDQWQPDYASIAPTIHRHGVGNFFWSLMVKPAYVRYMRKRGIINGLFHEDGAVWNEADAKAIKAMSGDAQVDVKQRREWPEWATKVKRHAFGSE from the coding sequence ATGAATCGTCGGAGGTTCTTACGAGCGAGTTCGTTGGCCAGCGTCGCGGGAATCGCGGGGTGTGCCGCCCCGACCGACACGAATCGGCGACGGAGCGGCGGCGGAGACCCCGGTTCGTCCCCGACTTCGACCCCCACCGCGACCGAGACGACGCCCGAGGAGATGGCCCAGTCGAACGTCGAACCCGTGGACGTTCGGGGTGCCCTCTACGTCCCGGCGCGGGCGTGGAACACGTTCCAGATGTGGCACGAGTACGACGAGGAGGTCATCGAGCGCGACTTGGGCTACGCCGAGCAAATAAACATCAACGCGGTCCGGACGTGGGTCAGCTACGAGCAGTGGTTGGAGAGTCCGCGGGAGTTGGAGCGGTCCATCGACCACTTCCTCTCGGCCGCCGACGACCGCGGCATCGAGGTCCTCTTCGGCCTGTTCGAGAGCGTCGGGAAGGAACCGACCGAGGAGAACCTCCACGACACCGACCCGCTGACCGCACCGCCGGTCCAGTCCCCGCGGAGCGAGGTCATCCAGAAGGAGTCGCTGTGGGATGAACCCCGCGAGTTCGTCCGCTGGTTCATGGACCGCTGGAAGGACGACGACCGACTGCTGGCCATCGAGGCGATGAACGAACCGGGCTGGCTCGAAGACATGAAGAACTTCGCCGGCGGGATGTTCGAGACGATGGCGAAAAATCGGGGTTCGGTCCCGCTGACAGTCGGTTCGACCAGCCTCGCCAACAACGCCGACTACGTAGACTGGGGCGCGGACATCCTCCAGTTCCACTACAACTTCCCGAGCAACGAGGCCATCTACGACGACCTGCTTCCGAACGCGGTCCAACTCGGCGAGGACTTGGACATGCCGGTGTACCTGACCGAGTGGCAACGCATCGCCAACTACGGGTGGGGAAGCAACGAGACCGTAGACCAGTGGCAACCCGACTACGCCTCCATCGCGCCGACCATCCACCGCCACGGCGTCGGCAACTTCTTCTGGTCGCTGATGGTGAAACCGGCCTACGTCCGCTACATGCGCAAGCGCGGCATCATCAACGGTCTGTTCCACGAGGACGGCGCGGTCTGGAACGAGGCCGACGCGAAGGCCATCAAGGCGATGTCCGGGGACGCGCAGGTGGACGTGAAGCAACGCCGCGAGTGGCCCGAGTGGGCGACGAAGGTCAAGCGACACGCCTTCGGGAGCGAGTGA
- a CDS encoding DUF7410 domain-containing protein produces the protein MSTAVADAEVRVPDDEEPPRCPHCQRPFRTDQLRALHVGEFHAADCTDDQREAYDEAREAEREELFVYHLKVVAGLVAVYAFFFLTYLAVSMAQA, from the coding sequence ATGAGTACCGCCGTCGCAGACGCCGAGGTGCGCGTGCCCGACGACGAGGAGCCTCCGCGCTGTCCCCACTGCCAGCGCCCGTTCCGGACCGACCAGTTGCGCGCGCTCCACGTCGGGGAGTTTCACGCCGCGGACTGCACCGACGACCAGCGCGAGGCGTACGACGAGGCCCGCGAAGCCGAGCGCGAGGAGCTATTCGTCTACCACCTGAAGGTCGTCGCCGGACTCGTGGCCGTCTACGCCTTCTTCTTCCTGACGTACCTCGCCGTCTCGATGGCCCAAGCCTGA
- a CDS encoding HdeD family acid-resistance protein, whose protein sequence is MSSNTTFGVESTRIGSRRAATVGGIVIAVLGLFAVVFPFFTGLSLSILLGALLVVGALVHAAHAFSAGSLGNFVWQVLLAGLYAVAGISFMANPVVGLATLTVLAIGFFLADGVVELVWGFQSRGEPGSKWLLASGAISLLFGGLLWTGFPTTAFWAVGVLLGVNLLATGVSLIVVGRGAGAASDPEVSTGKQGQQM, encoded by the coding sequence ATGAGTTCGAACACCACTTTCGGAGTCGAATCGACCCGCATCGGAAGCCGCCGCGCCGCGACGGTCGGCGGAATCGTCATCGCCGTTCTCGGCCTGTTCGCGGTGGTATTCCCGTTTTTCACGGGCCTGTCGCTGTCGATACTGCTCGGCGCGCTCCTCGTGGTCGGCGCGCTCGTCCACGCCGCCCACGCCTTCTCCGCGGGGTCGCTCGGAAACTTCGTCTGGCAGGTACTCCTCGCTGGCCTCTACGCCGTCGCTGGCATCTCGTTCATGGCGAACCCGGTCGTCGGACTGGCCACGCTGACCGTCCTCGCCATCGGGTTCTTCCTCGCCGACGGCGTCGTCGAACTCGTGTGGGGGTTCCAGAGTCGAGGAGAACCGGGGAGCAAGTGGCTCCTCGCCAGCGGTGCCATCTCGCTCCTGTTCGGCGGCCTCCTCTGGACCGGCTTCCCGACCACCGCGTTCTGGGCCGTCGGCGTACTCCTCGGCGTGAACCTGCTCGCCACCGGCGTCTCGCTGATCGTGGTCGGACGCGGAGCCGGAGCGGCGAGCGACCCCGAGGTCTCGACCGGAAAGCAGGGCCAGCAGATGTGA
- a CDS encoding outer membrane protein assembly factor BamB family protein gives MPSSRRELLGGLAAGCAGAIAGCSGLADDRREYSPGTDAETEWRFPGRGRQSTAYAPEAVAPRTGVSERWNTEIGWQARRPVVADGRVFVASADGLAAYDLSSGDELWSFAPSDRPAIVAPTVVDGTVYVGFSADETLRALDAETGDEQWSVETRGVVHAEILPAVDRDRIYAGDDTGRVYALTGDGTVVYTYDAVGAVTALAGTRGTVMVGTNGGQVYELYEDGESFYPLWRRRVAGGVRDIAVANGGSVVVSVFGDYVYRLQNGAHAGSDRWRTEFTANHFAVTESTVVGVNLSSLAVLGERNGEKRWTRSGTYNCAPAAAGDRFYVGGEYDDDSKGGYLAAYPLGAGGGLLGGNPERAWKRDLPGVPVGGLTVADGALLAVTEGENGDHRLRAFDPA, from the coding sequence ATGCCCTCCTCTCGACGCGAACTCCTCGGCGGACTCGCCGCCGGTTGTGCCGGAGCTATCGCTGGCTGTAGCGGTCTCGCCGACGACCGACGGGAGTACTCGCCCGGAACCGACGCGGAGACCGAGTGGCGGTTCCCCGGTCGCGGCCGTCAATCGACGGCGTACGCTCCCGAGGCCGTCGCTCCACGAACCGGCGTCTCGGAACGCTGGAACACGGAAATCGGGTGGCAGGCCCGCCGTCCGGTCGTCGCCGACGGCCGAGTCTTCGTCGCGTCGGCGGACGGTCTCGCCGCTTACGACCTCTCTTCCGGCGACGAGCTGTGGTCGTTCGCACCCTCGGACCGACCCGCGATAGTCGCGCCAACAGTGGTCGACGGAACGGTCTACGTAGGATTCTCCGCCGACGAGACTCTTCGGGCGCTCGACGCGGAGACGGGCGACGAGCAGTGGTCGGTCGAAACCCGAGGAGTGGTCCACGCCGAGATACTCCCGGCGGTCGACCGAGACCGAATCTACGCGGGCGACGACACCGGGCGCGTCTACGCGCTGACCGGCGACGGAACGGTCGTCTACACGTACGACGCGGTGGGCGCGGTGACTGCGCTAGCCGGGACGCGCGGAACCGTCATGGTCGGCACGAACGGCGGACAAGTCTACGAGTTGTACGAAGACGGCGAGTCGTTCTATCCGCTCTGGCGGCGACGCGTGGCGGGCGGTGTCCGAGATATCGCCGTCGCGAACGGCGGGTCGGTCGTCGTCTCGGTGTTCGGCGACTACGTGTACAGGTTACAGAACGGCGCGCACGCCGGGTCCGACCGATGGCGAACGGAGTTCACCGCCAACCACTTCGCGGTCACGGAGTCCACCGTCGTCGGTGTGAATCTCTCGTCGCTCGCCGTTCTCGGGGAGCGGAACGGCGAAAAACGCTGGACTCGCTCCGGGACGTACAACTGCGCGCCAGCCGCGGCGGGCGACCGCTTCTACGTCGGCGGGGAGTACGACGACGACTCGAAGGGCGGCTATCTGGCCGCGTACCCCCTCGGAGCGGGCGGTGGACTCCTCGGCGGGAACCCCGAGCGCGCGTGGAAGCGCGACCTCCCCGGCGTTCCGGTCGGCGGGTTGACGGTCGCGGACGGCGCGCTCCTCGCCGTCACGGAAGGCGAGAACGGCGACCATCGCCTGCGCGCCTTCGACCCGGCGTAG
- the coxB gene encoding cytochrome c oxidase subunit II: MTPSVGAALVAVGDLVSAQSGLVPRGSRVEVFREIFTVFLALGTLVCVVVVGYMVYNAYKYRDGSGRAADDAESPRLGDLPSGSGGGRKLFYSFGLSAIIVISLIAWTYGTLLYVEQSPPTEGEEGLEVEVVGFRFGWEFVYPNGHTANTLRVPRGAAVNLTVTSDDVFHTFGVPELRVKTDAIPGQETDTWFIADETGTYEARCFELCGAGHSYMTADIVVMEPDEYRAWYENTSASSNASAGAGNASAVSSGASAQVAPANAQQSQGVTA, translated from the coding sequence ATGACACCGTCGGTCGGAGCGGCACTCGTCGCAGTCGGCGACCTCGTCTCGGCCCAGTCCGGGCTCGTACCGAGAGGGTCGCGGGTGGAAGTGTTCCGCGAGATATTCACGGTGTTTCTGGCGCTGGGGACGCTCGTCTGCGTCGTCGTGGTGGGATACATGGTGTACAACGCCTACAAGTACCGCGACGGGAGCGGGCGAGCGGCCGACGACGCCGAGTCGCCGCGATTGGGCGACCTGCCGTCGGGGAGCGGGGGCGGACGAAAGCTGTTCTACTCGTTCGGTCTGAGCGCCATCATCGTCATCTCGCTCATCGCGTGGACGTACGGCACCCTGCTGTACGTCGAGCAGAGTCCCCCGACCGAGGGCGAGGAGGGCCTCGAAGTCGAGGTCGTCGGCTTTCGCTTCGGGTGGGAGTTCGTCTACCCGAACGGCCACACCGCGAACACCCTGCGCGTGCCCCGAGGAGCGGCGGTCAACCTCACGGTGACCTCCGACGACGTGTTCCACACCTTCGGGGTCCCGGAGTTACGGGTGAAGACCGACGCGATTCCCGGCCAAGAGACCGACACGTGGTTCATCGCCGACGAGACGGGGACCTACGAGGCCAGATGCTTCGAGCTGTGCGGCGCGGGCCACTCGTACATGACCGCCGACATCGTGGTGATGGAACCCGACGAGTACCGGGCGTGGTACGAGAACACGTCGGCGTCGAGTAACGCGTCGGCCGGGGCCGGGAACGCGTCGGCGGTCTCCTCGGGCGCGAGCGCGCAGGTTGCACCCGCGAACGCACAGCAATCGCAGGGGGTGACCGCATGA